A region of the candidate division KSB1 bacterium genome:
GATCATCGATCATAAAATCAGGATTAGTTTTAAACAGCACCTCTTTTTTTTTGAGTCCGTATGTGACCGCGCAAGTCCAAATATTCGCGGCTTTTCCAGCTTCTATATCGGTGGTTCCATCACCAACGATTGCGGCTTTATCAGGTGAAACGCTCAGCTGACTTAAAATATGTAAAATCGGACCAGGATCCGGTTTCATCTCTGGCAGGGAATCGCCGCCGAGAATAATTTCAAAAAAAATATCTGCATTAAGTCTTTCTAAAATCAAACGCGTAAACTCATACGGTTTATTGGAAACAACTGCCATTTTCTTTGCCTGAAAATGGCACAGAATATTTTCGACATTGGGATAAAAGGTAGAAAAATCTAGCAAA
Encoded here:
- a CDS encoding HAD-IA family hydrolase — its product is MPHVDLIIFDLDGTLVDSRRDLANSVNYALKDLDLPPLEMEVVMSYVGDGLKKLINRSLSKNQLQKIDEVIAIFRSHYREHLLDFSTFYPNVENILCHFQAKKMAVVSNKPYEFTRLILERLNADIFFEIILGGDSLPEMKPDPGPILHILSQLSVSPDKAAIVGDGTTDIEAGKAANIWTCAVTYGLKKKEVLFKTNPDFMIDDLVELKKVFE